A single genomic interval of Mucilaginibacter robiniae harbors:
- a CDS encoding trypsin-like peptidase domain-containing protein — translation MNKWGVIFLTILIAAGVSVASFKIMERSFHAVAFRDTTGKISLVTGGSRDADSGAAVYPNLTHAAAIASSQVVHIKVTMSEQASASGIAVPRYYGPRRQTAPVMASGSGVVLSQDGYIITNNHVVEDASRMQVVLTDKRNYTAKLIGRDPNTDLALIKINAQGLNPVKLGNSDQVEIGQWVLAIGYPFSLNTTVTAGIVSAKERSIGIIGHHEDEQQNSDRGASAIEAYIQTDAAINPGNSGGALVNTKGELIGINAAIASQTGGYEGYGFAIPVNLVRKIVDDLRRYGTVKRGYLGVVFPSPVTEEQALAERGISPGSINGVYITGVRPGSAAAVAGLKEGDIIQQIDGHALNSSVELSERIARHHPDDRVTLAYSRKGKSTTTAAILKGEAAATRNTATEEAGLNDIYHKLGARFAPLDGQQKQRYQIGSGMLVTAIAPGGFFEQIGIQPGAIVVNVNGIQVNDPVQLAKALTAAASGTIRIACIAPDGSRIMFNLSLGT, via the coding sequence ATGAACAAGTGGGGAGTTATTTTCTTAACCATCCTGATTGCGGCTGGAGTAAGCGTAGCCAGCTTTAAAATTATGGAACGCAGTTTTCACGCTGTTGCCTTTAGAGATACAACGGGAAAAATTAGCCTGGTGACTGGTGGAAGCCGTGACGCAGACTCCGGAGCAGCAGTTTATCCGAACCTTACCCACGCCGCAGCAATAGCTTCCAGTCAGGTGGTGCATATCAAGGTTACGATGTCAGAACAAGCCTCTGCTTCCGGTATCGCGGTTCCGAGGTATTACGGACCACGGCGGCAAACGGCCCCTGTGATGGCTTCCGGGTCCGGCGTAGTGCTGAGCCAGGATGGCTACATCATAACGAATAACCATGTGGTAGAAGATGCATCCCGCATGCAAGTGGTGTTAACAGATAAACGTAACTATACAGCTAAATTAATTGGCCGAGACCCTAATACTGACCTGGCACTGATCAAAATTAATGCTCAGGGATTAAACCCTGTTAAACTGGGTAATTCAGATCAGGTAGAAATCGGGCAGTGGGTGCTGGCTATCGGTTATCCGTTTTCCCTAAATACCACTGTAACGGCAGGTATTGTAAGTGCAAAAGAAAGAAGTATAGGTATCATAGGTCATCATGAAGATGAACAGCAAAACAGCGACCGAGGCGCCTCTGCCATAGAAGCCTACATCCAGACGGATGCGGCTATCAACCCGGGGAACAGCGGCGGTGCCTTGGTGAATACTAAAGGCGAGCTTATTGGTATTAATGCTGCCATAGCTTCCCAAACCGGTGGATACGAAGGTTACGGCTTTGCTATCCCGGTTAACCTGGTCCGAAAGATTGTGGATGACCTGCGTCGGTACGGCACCGTTAAAAGGGGTTATCTAGGTGTTGTCTTTCCGTCACCAGTTACCGAAGAGCAGGCATTAGCAGAACGGGGCATCAGTCCGGGCAGTATCAATGGAGTTTATATCACCGGTGTGCGCCCGGGTAGTGCTGCTGCAGTGGCGGGCTTAAAAGAAGGCGACATCATACAGCAGATTGACGGACATGCCCTCAATTCATCAGTAGAGCTTTCCGAACGTATTGCTCGGCATCACCCGGATGATAGGGTAACCCTCGCCTACTCCCGAAAGGGTAAATCAACAACAACTGCGGCTATCCTAAAGGGAGAAGCAGCCGCCACGCGAAATACAGCGACAGAAGAAGCAGGCTTAAACGATATTTATCATAAACTGGGGGCCCGCTTTGCGCCGCTCGATGGCCAGCAGAAACAGAGGTACCAAATAGGCTCAGGTATGCTGGTTACAGCGATAGCACCGGGCGGTTTTTTTGAACAAATCGGCATTCAGCCCGGGGCTATTGTGGTTAATGTAAACGGTATACAGGTAAATGATCCGGTACAGCTGGCTAAAGCGCTAACCGCAGCTGCCAGTGGTACGATCAGGATTGCCTGCATTGCGCCCGATGGCTCAAGGATCATGTTCAATTTGTCCCTGGGTACTTAA
- a CDS encoding cytochrome c oxidase assembly protein encodes MMTPMKPLLWEWHFNLLIMLLAMGLVYLYYRLAGYKHRQNNIIFCIALSLFLLTECSPLHFLGMHCYFSAHMIAHVILLLVCGPLLVMSLPAGSGTHQTVAAMSGFIRKHSWLAWCSGVAVMWFWHIPAVFDASFVHMGSWLSPVPLLHGGSMLLAGVIFSWPLFGPDKKLHIHPLSGVLYLFTACVSCSLLGLLITFAPLTTYHHYVSNTMKMGSTNPWHITQATDQQVAGLIMWVPCCFVYLTGCLYLLQRWFAESPAQTETVSIHLHTPVIHD; translated from the coding sequence ATGATGACACCGATGAAACCCCTGCTTTGGGAATGGCATTTTAATTTGCTGATCATGCTTTTGGCTATGGGATTGGTTTACCTTTATTACCGGTTAGCCGGGTATAAGCACCGGCAGAACAATATCATTTTTTGCATTGCACTGTCGCTGTTCCTGCTAACCGAATGCTCACCCCTGCACTTTTTAGGCATGCACTGTTATTTCAGTGCGCACATGATCGCTCATGTCATCTTGCTGCTGGTTTGCGGGCCGTTACTGGTGATGAGCCTTCCGGCGGGTTCCGGCACCCATCAAACAGTGGCCGCTATGTCTGGCTTTATTCGAAAACACAGCTGGCTGGCCTGGTGCAGCGGCGTGGCTGTGATGTGGTTCTGGCATATACCGGCGGTATTTGATGCTTCCTTCGTGCATATGGGCAGCTGGCTTAGCCCCGTTCCGCTTTTACACGGGGGTAGTATGCTGTTGGCCGGAGTGATCTTTAGTTGGCCGTTGTTCGGGCCGGACAAGAAATTACATATACATCCGCTATCGGGCGTATTATATTTGTTTACCGCTTGTGTGAGCTGTTCCCTGCTGGGGCTGCTCATCACTTTTGCGCCGCTCACCACCTATCATCATTATGTAAGCAATACCATGAAGATGGGCAGCACGAACCCGTGGCATATAACCCAGGCTACCGACCAGCAGGTCGCCGGCCTGATTATGTGGGTGCCTTGTTGCTTTGTTTACCTGACCGGGTGCCTGTACCTGCTGCAACGCTGGTTTGCGGAAAGCCCTGCTCAAACTGAAACCGTTTCTATTCATTTACATACCCCTGTAATCCATGATTGA
- a CDS encoding mechanosensitive ion channel family protein, with protein sequence MDIKKAYQLVTEKLALWLRDFIRLLPNIIISAFVLVIGFYLAAWIRRIVLNLIGRISENRTLNNLLASIVYIVLLAVTIFIVLSILHLDTAVASILAGAGIVGLALAFAFQDIASNFISGIFISFRRPIRIGDIVKIKDYMGKVEDINLRDTMLRTFQGQMVIVPNKDVYQNPIENFSILGKRRFDLVIGVSYGEDLEKVKKITLDSLKGMDGLTTEDEITMFYQEFGGSTINFVLRLWVSSPEQPAYLEVGSKAIMRLKKTYDENDIMLPFPTTTLDFGVKGGVPLSDVPMKINLAPPADSPKL encoded by the coding sequence ATGGATATTAAAAAAGCCTACCAGCTGGTAACTGAAAAACTTGCGTTGTGGCTACGCGATTTTATCCGCCTGCTGCCGAATATAATCATTTCTGCTTTCGTGCTAGTTATAGGTTTTTACCTGGCAGCCTGGATCCGCAGAATTGTTTTAAATCTGATCGGTAGGATATCAGAAAACCGAACCCTCAACAATCTGCTGGCCTCGATAGTTTACATTGTACTTCTGGCAGTTACAATCTTTATTGTGTTGAGCATCTTGCACCTGGATACAGCAGTCGCATCTATATTAGCCGGTGCAGGTATCGTGGGCTTAGCTTTGGCTTTTGCGTTTCAGGACATTGCTTCCAATTTTATTTCAGGCATCTTCATTTCTTTTAGGAGACCTATACGCATTGGCGATATTGTTAAAATTAAAGATTACATGGGTAAGGTAGAGGACATCAACTTAAGGGACACTATGTTGCGTACTTTTCAGGGCCAGATGGTTATTGTGCCTAACAAGGACGTCTACCAGAACCCAATTGAAAATTTTTCCATCCTGGGCAAACGCCGGTTTGATCTTGTGATAGGCGTTTCCTACGGTGAAGACCTCGAAAAAGTAAAGAAAATAACACTGGATAGCTTGAAAGGAATGGATGGGCTGACTACAGAAGACGAGATTACGATGTTTTATCAGGAATTTGGGGGCAGCACCATCAACTTCGTACTACGTCTTTGGGTAAGTTCACCGGAGCAGCCAGCCTATCTGGAAGTGGGAAGCAAAGCTATCATGCGGCTGAAAAAGACATATGATGAAAACGATATTATGCTGCCGTTCCCTACCACGACGCTTGATTTCGGCGTAAAAGGGGGAGTTCCATTGAGCGATGTTCCGATGAAAATTAATCTGGCGCCGCCTGCAGACTCCCCAAAACTGTAA
- the coxB gene encoding cytochrome c oxidase subunit II codes for MPQIAGKTELLWLKAQTIFDAATPQAEKIKGITNGFIWASSAIMLVVVALTIYIPIKYRARAGSPEPKQLGGHRAMEALMISIPLLLVIGFFFWSVKVMSAILPAHANRKPDVIITGHQWWWQANYPAAKVTAANEIHLPVGRPLLLQLNGADVIHDWWVPALGGKMDMIPGIRNFLWLTIHKPGVYEGACSEFCGQEHAWMRIRVVAQLPADYQRWLVANATDEELPVDSMAKAGQALFVNASCSSCHRISGTSAAGLQGPDLTHFGSRSTMLAGMMANNPENLYRWLTDPQKVKSGAHMPRFIFGSDSLRALTAYLSHLR; via the coding sequence ATGCCTCAGATTGCAGGAAAAACAGAGTTGTTATGGCTTAAAGCGCAGACCATTTTTGACGCTGCTACGCCGCAGGCGGAGAAGATAAAGGGTATAACCAACGGCTTTATCTGGGCTTCATCTGCTATCATGCTGGTGGTTGTGGCTCTGACCATTTACATTCCAATTAAATACCGCGCCAGAGCCGGCAGCCCCGAACCTAAACAACTGGGCGGCCACCGGGCAATGGAGGCGCTGATGATCAGCATCCCCCTGCTGCTGGTGATCGGCTTTTTCTTCTGGTCAGTAAAGGTAATGAGCGCTATTTTACCTGCACACGCCAACCGCAAGCCTGATGTAATTATTACCGGTCACCAGTGGTGGTGGCAGGCCAACTACCCGGCGGCAAAAGTTACCGCTGCTAACGAAATTCATTTACCCGTTGGCCGCCCGTTACTGCTGCAGCTAAACGGTGCCGATGTGATACATGATTGGTGGGTGCCGGCTTTAGGTGGTAAAATGGATATGATACCCGGCATCAGGAACTTTTTGTGGTTGACCATCCATAAGCCGGGCGTATATGAAGGGGCTTGCAGCGAATTTTGCGGCCAGGAACATGCCTGGATGCGCATCAGGGTCGTTGCCCAATTGCCGGCAGATTATCAGCGCTGGCTGGTCGCCAACGCAACCGACGAAGAATTACCTGTTGATTCCATGGCCAAAGCCGGGCAGGCCTTGTTCGTCAACGCTTCGTGCAGCAGTTGTCACCGCATCAGCGGCACCAGTGCTGCTGGCTTACAAGGGCCCGACCTGACCCACTTCGGCAGCCGCAGCACTATGCTGGCCGGCATGATGGCGAATAACCCGGAAAACCTGTACCGCTGGCTGACAGATCCGCAGAAAGTAAAATCCGGCGCACATATGCCCCGCTTTATTTTTGGCAGCGATAGCTTGCGTGCTTTAACCGCCTATTTATCACACCTGAGATGA
- the ctaD gene encoding cytochrome c oxidase subunit I has protein sequence MMKEGFLEVPEPEEPIPDLSLSSSQGILQWISSVDHKQLGIMYLWLSVLFLVIGGIEILLVRLQLAAPNNHFIAPEMYNQLFTMHGTTMIFFVLTPAIFGFATYLLPLMIGANDLAFPRLNAFSLWATFFGGGLLYFSFIAGGAPDAGWFNYAPLNQYNYSSSLGIDYYCSGLLFAGIGTVTASVNFIVTILKYRVSSMSLKQMPLFVWMILINSFLVLAAFPSLNAALIMLLLDRQLHAHFFSATSGGSAILWQHLFWLFGHPEVYILILPIFGIFSEVFPVYSRKPIFGYAFVIGSGIAIALLAFGVWVHHMFATGLGNTVNSFFAASSLLIGVPTGVKIFNWLATMHGGAVRFRVSMLFAIAFLVEFTIGGLSGVSFAVVPIDWQLTDTYYVVAHLHYVFIGGSLFGLFSGLFYWFPKMSGRMLDERLSRWFFWLMVVGFNLTFLVQHALGAMGMPRRVYTYPDLPGWGILNLISTIGGFLMAVSVALLIYILVKAIRSGEKASSDPWDANTLEWMTSSPPALQNFDRVVPVKSTRPYRDYKRPDDADWNRPNKYGNIDGK, from the coding sequence ATGATGAAAGAAGGTTTTTTGGAAGTACCCGAACCAGAGGAACCTATTCCTGACCTAAGCCTGAGCAGCAGTCAGGGCATTTTGCAATGGATATCTTCGGTTGACCATAAGCAGTTAGGCATCATGTACCTGTGGTTGTCTGTGTTGTTCCTGGTTATCGGCGGCATCGAGATTTTACTGGTGCGCCTGCAACTGGCTGCACCGAACAATCACTTCATTGCCCCCGAAATGTATAATCAGCTGTTTACCATGCATGGCACGACCATGATTTTCTTTGTGCTGACCCCGGCTATTTTTGGCTTTGCTACCTACCTGCTGCCTTTAATGATCGGTGCTAATGATCTGGCTTTCCCGCGGCTGAATGCCTTTAGCTTGTGGGCTACTTTTTTTGGCGGCGGCTTGCTCTACTTCAGTTTCATCGCCGGCGGCGCACCTGATGCTGGCTGGTTTAATTATGCGCCGCTCAACCAGTACAATTATTCATCTTCCCTGGGTATTGATTATTATTGTTCGGGCCTGCTGTTTGCCGGTATCGGTACCGTAACCGCATCGGTTAATTTTATTGTTACCATACTCAAATACCGGGTCAGTTCCATGAGCCTGAAACAGATGCCGCTGTTTGTATGGATGATCCTGATCAATTCTTTTCTGGTACTGGCCGCCTTTCCCTCGCTCAATGCTGCACTGATTATGCTGCTGCTTGACCGGCAGCTGCATGCCCACTTTTTCAGTGCGACCAGCGGTGGTTCAGCTATCCTGTGGCAGCATTTGTTTTGGCTGTTCGGGCACCCGGAAGTCTATATATTGATACTGCCCATCTTCGGCATTTTTTCAGAGGTTTTCCCGGTGTACAGCCGCAAGCCGATATTTGGGTACGCTTTTGTAATTGGTTCAGGTATTGCCATTGCCTTGCTGGCTTTTGGCGTATGGGTACACCATATGTTTGCTACGGGGCTGGGCAATACGGTAAACAGCTTCTTTGCCGCCAGCAGTCTCTTAATAGGTGTGCCCACCGGCGTTAAAATATTCAACTGGCTGGCCACCATGCATGGGGGCGCTGTCCGTTTCCGGGTATCAATGCTGTTCGCTATTGCGTTTCTGGTGGAGTTTACCATCGGCGGCCTGAGCGGTGTTTCCTTTGCCGTGGTGCCTATCGACTGGCAGTTAACAGACACTTATTATGTAGTCGCGCACCTGCACTATGTCTTTATCGGCGGCAGTCTGTTCGGTCTGTTCTCCGGCTTATTTTATTGGTTTCCAAAAATGAGCGGCCGGATGCTGGACGAGCGGCTGAGCCGGTGGTTCTTCTGGCTCATGGTGGTCGGCTTTAACCTTACTTTTTTGGTTCAGCATGCGCTCGGCGCCATGGGCATGCCGCGCCGGGTGTACACTTATCCGGATCTGCCGGGCTGGGGCATACTGAATTTGATATCCACCATTGGCGGGTTCCTGATGGCTGTATCCGTGGCACTGTTGATTTACATTTTGGTGAAAGCCATCCGTAGCGGGGAAAAGGCATCCTCAGACCCCTGGGATGCCAACACGCTGGAATGGATGACGTCTTCACCGCCGGCCCTGCAGAACTTTGACAGGGTTGTACCGGTGAAAAGCACCCGGCCTTACCGTGACTATAAAAGGCCGGATGATGCCGACTGGAACCGGCCAAACAAATATGGCAATATAGATGGGAAATAA
- a CDS encoding QcrA and Rieske domain-containing protein has protein sequence MNEDTTDEKRRGFLVKLSLGLAGLAAAVAGVPVLAALFAPLIEKTPQVWRNVGLLDDFQIGTTKLVTFENANAEAWAGVTTHTAAWLRRDADHKFTAFSANCTHLGCPVRWEAGAQLFMCPCHGGVYYKDGSVAAGPPPKSLVQYPVRIQKNQVQVQTSPVPITNISA, from the coding sequence ATGAATGAAGATACCACCGATGAAAAACGAAGAGGCTTTTTAGTAAAGCTGAGTCTGGGCCTGGCCGGCCTGGCCGCAGCTGTAGCCGGTGTGCCGGTTCTGGCTGCCTTGTTTGCACCGCTGATTGAAAAGACACCGCAGGTATGGCGTAATGTAGGCTTGTTGGATGATTTTCAGATTGGCACCACCAAACTGGTCACTTTTGAGAATGCCAACGCTGAGGCATGGGCCGGCGTAACTACTCATACGGCCGCCTGGCTCAGGCGCGATGCCGACCATAAATTTACGGCCTTCTCGGCTAATTGTACTCACCTCGGCTGCCCGGTCCGCTGGGAAGCAGGTGCACAGCTATTCATGTGCCCTTGCCACGGTGGTGTGTATTATAAAGACGGTTCGGTAGCTGCCGGGCCGCCGCCCAAATCACTGGTGCAGTACCCTGTACGCATTCAAAAAAACCAGGTGCAGGTACAAACATCACCAGTGCCTATTACCAACATCAGCGCATAA
- a CDS encoding AI-2E family transporter has product MENESSPHTDWPYYIKKTWIKWGILVFLVVAVLLFKAIVSIILLTLAGALLSIYFYGFAGLLQKRLHLPATFSLIVSVVINLGLLCAFFWFAGSRLQSQITTLSDTLPSTLQHAKVQMQQSPIGSKILDYIDHSGNEGKTSAFIRHFFSSSFGILSDLYLIVLITMFFVASPVMYKRGIVHLLPENAKDKGDELLDQLGDVLKKWIKGQIIGFFFIAVFTGLGLWALGLPLVFTLALIAGFLNFVPNFGPIIAVIPALLLALMQGPATAFLVFGMYTLVQIIQSAVTQPLIQQKMISMPPVLTVVAQVAMGALTGFWGVLLATPVVAIGMKLTQELYVKKQAYHKYPVD; this is encoded by the coding sequence ATGGAGAATGAAAGCAGCCCCCACACCGATTGGCCTTATTATATTAAAAAGACCTGGATCAAATGGGGTATCTTGGTCTTTTTGGTTGTCGCTGTTCTATTATTTAAAGCGATCGTCAGCATTATTTTGCTCACGTTAGCCGGTGCGCTGCTGTCCATTTACTTTTACGGCTTTGCAGGCTTGTTGCAGAAGCGCCTGCATTTACCTGCCACATTCAGCCTCATTGTATCTGTGGTTATCAACTTGGGACTGCTTTGCGCATTCTTCTGGTTTGCCGGAAGCCGGCTTCAGTCGCAAATCACGACACTTTCAGACACCTTACCTTCTACCCTGCAGCATGCCAAAGTACAGATGCAGCAGTCGCCTATTGGCAGTAAAATACTCGATTACATCGACCATAGTGGTAATGAAGGCAAGACATCCGCCTTCATCAGGCATTTTTTTTCCTCCAGCTTCGGTATTCTGAGCGACCTGTACCTGATTGTGCTGATCACCATGTTCTTTGTAGCCAGCCCAGTGATGTATAAACGGGGTATAGTGCACCTGCTGCCTGAAAATGCCAAAGATAAAGGAGATGAATTACTGGATCAGTTGGGCGATGTACTGAAAAAATGGATTAAGGGTCAAATTATAGGGTTTTTCTTTATTGCTGTTTTTACAGGCTTGGGGTTATGGGCGTTGGGCCTCCCGTTGGTATTTACGCTGGCGCTGATTGCCGGCTTTCTCAACTTCGTTCCCAATTTCGGACCCATCATCGCTGTTATTCCTGCCCTACTGCTGGCACTGATGCAGGGCCCGGCTACTGCTTTCCTGGTGTTCGGTATGTATACGCTGGTTCAGATTATACAAAGTGCCGTTACCCAGCCGCTCATTCAGCAAAAAATGATCAGCATGCCGCCGGTACTTACAGTGGTTGCGCAGGTAGCTATGGGCGCGTTAACCGGCTTTTGGGGCGTTTTGCTGGCCACGCCTGTCGTAGCCATCGGAATGAAGCTTACACAGGAGTTGTATGTAAAAAAACAAGCCTATCATAAATATCCGGTAGATTAA
- a CDS encoding cytochrome c oxidase subunit 3: protein MGNKLMMKLVVGTEAMFFVSLIMAFVYFSFGPGFKAQLLQHLDTKTTGIFTALLLSSSFTYWRAESNYEQGRMGRLKLWLILTLALGIVFLFGQGSEYLKLLNAHVSISSSSFGTSFFTLTGFHGLHVFAGLVIIGIITCLTFLGDYDQGQSSIIQTIGIYWHFVDIVWAVVFLIVYVAPYFV, encoded by the coding sequence ATGGGAAATAAACTGATGATGAAGCTGGTGGTGGGTACCGAGGCGATGTTTTTCGTGTCGCTGATTATGGCGTTCGTTTACTTTTCATTCGGGCCGGGCTTCAAGGCGCAGCTGTTGCAACATCTGGATACGAAAACCACGGGCATTTTTACCGCGCTGCTGTTGAGCAGTAGCTTTACCTATTGGCGTGCCGAAAGCAATTATGAGCAGGGCCGGATGGGCCGCCTGAAATTGTGGCTTATCCTGACACTGGCGTTAGGTATCGTCTTCCTGTTCGGGCAGGGCAGTGAATACCTGAAGTTGCTTAATGCGCATGTCAGCATCAGCAGCAGTTCGTTTGGTACCAGTTTCTTTACGCTGACCGGCTTTCATGGCCTGCATGTTTTTGCCGGGCTTGTCATCATCGGCATCATTACTTGCCTGACCTTTCTGGGTGATTATGACCAGGGGCAATCCAGCATTATTCAAACGATAGGCATTTACTGGCACTTCGTAGATATTGTATGGGCGGTTGTTTTTCTGATTGTTTACGTAGCACCTTATTTTGTATGA
- a CDS encoding DUF2254 domain-containing protein: MKHVLAKWLRKTYNQITGSIAFYPALIAIGFLLLSWIMLELDFSESGKHIKSNYYLIRLRDASTARTIVSTIVTGIISLAVFSFSMVMILLNQAASQLSNRTLENMIANRFQQLVLGSYIGTIVYALFLLSTIRDLDTGIYVPALSIYLLVLFTVGDIFLFIYFLHFITQTVKFETIIKRVQNRTLKTLQLSGTSSVWLPFNRPDTVKTIISMPAANYYQSFDDRDMMRFAEQHDGIIVFLHPKGTYLLKGMPLLEFYAGYQLSDRQIDELLDALDFYVGQPVEKNAYFGFHQLTEIALKALSPGINDPQTAVLSLNALTALFAYLLNHTQPSALHDKRGQVRLYLRNYSFEELFAVCYPPVWHYGAKDPYLQQAVKVMLIQLLSTAPPGTNTKCIINFLDQNVE; this comes from the coding sequence ATGAAACATGTACTGGCCAAATGGCTCCGCAAAACCTATAATCAAATTACGGGGAGTATTGCTTTTTATCCGGCACTGATTGCTATAGGCTTCCTGTTGCTATCATGGATAATGCTCGAACTTGATTTTTCAGAAAGCGGTAAGCACATCAAATCCAACTATTATCTGATCCGGCTGCGTGATGCCAGCACTGCCCGTACTATCGTTTCCACCATCGTCACTGGGATCATCTCCCTGGCCGTGTTCAGCTTTTCTATGGTTATGATTCTGCTTAACCAAGCTGCTTCGCAGCTTAGCAACCGTACCTTAGAAAATATGATTGCCAACCGTTTCCAGCAGCTGGTGCTGGGCAGCTATATCGGCACCATTGTTTATGCCCTGTTTCTGTTAAGCACCATCCGGGATCTGGATACCGGTATCTACGTTCCTGCGCTCAGTATTTATCTGCTGGTATTATTTACCGTTGGAGATATTTTTCTATTCATTTATTTTCTGCATTTTATTACACAAACCGTCAAGTTTGAAACGATCATTAAACGGGTGCAAAACCGCACATTGAAAACGCTGCAGCTGTCCGGCACAAGCAGTGTCTGGTTACCTTTCAACCGGCCGGACACTGTCAAAACAATTATCAGCATGCCCGCCGCTAATTATTATCAGTCGTTTGATGATAGAGATATGATGCGCTTTGCGGAACAGCACGATGGCATAATTGTCTTTCTGCACCCTAAAGGAACTTATCTGCTGAAGGGCATGCCGCTACTGGAATTTTATGCAGGCTATCAGTTAAGTGACAGGCAAATTGATGAACTGCTGGATGCCCTGGATTTCTATGTAGGACAGCCTGTTGAAAAAAACGCCTATTTCGGATTCCACCAACTTACGGAAATTGCTTTGAAAGCATTAAGCCCGGGCATTAACGACCCGCAGACGGCAGTTCTGAGCTTAAATGCACTTACTGCTTTGTTTGCCTATTTGTTAAATCATACTCAGCCCTCGGCTTTGCATGATAAACGCGGACAGGTACGGCTATATCTGCGGAATTATTCGTTTGAAGAGTTATTCGCAGTTTGTTACCCGCCGGTGTGGCATTATGGCGCTAAGGACCCTTACCTGCAGCAAGCCGTAAAAGTGATGCTAATCCAGTTACTCAGCACAGCACCCCCAGGTACCAATACTAAGTGCATTATAAACTTTCTTGACCAGAATGTGGAATAA
- a CDS encoding BON domain-containing protein has protein sequence MSSCGGTSDEDLQKKVTQKLQQNPQFKEIGATVKDGVVTLSGNCENGDCDSLAAQQVKTVGGIKSIDNQIHKQEKTDLTLRTSVQSVVSKYDGVQADVAAGVVVLRGSIDKKDVNSLMTELQVLKPKKLDNQLAVK, from the coding sequence ATGAGTTCATGCGGCGGTACGAGCGACGAGGACCTTCAGAAAAAAGTGACTCAAAAGTTACAGCAGAATCCGCAGTTTAAAGAGATTGGTGCTACTGTTAAAGATGGCGTAGTTACCCTGAGCGGTAATTGCGAAAATGGCGACTGCGACTCTCTGGCTGCACAGCAAGTTAAAACCGTGGGTGGAATTAAGAGCATTGACAACCAGATTCATAAACAGGAGAAAACTGATTTGACGCTTCGTACATCGGTGCAGTCTGTGGTAAGCAAGTATGACGGTGTACAGGCGGACGTAGCAGCTGGTGTCGTAGTGCTTCGGGGAAGCATTGACAAAAAGGACGTAAATTCACTGATGACGGAGCTGCAGGTACTCAAGCCCAAGAAATTGGACAACCAACTAGCTGTGAAATAA